The following proteins come from a genomic window of Candidatus Obscuribacter sp.:
- a CDS encoding glycosyltransferase family 4 protein — translation MPKRVLMLSWEYPPRIIGGLARVVWALSRELVQAGVEVHVVTADHPGQPEHCIDDGVHVHRVKTQTDTTPDFLSWVNRFNFGLLQYAIKLHQQAPFDIIHAHDWMVTDAAWVLKSGFDIPFVATMHATEAGRMHGIHNDLQRYIHQMEWRLTFEAWEVIVNSHSMNAELQNSFGLPPNKIAVVPNGTDPTVFDFEYDARPLRGNFVSEHEQIVLYVGRMVREKGVHVMLEAVPRVIAERPGTQFIFVGTGYYLDDLKKQAEYMGVSRYCHFLGYVGDEELKHLYKAADAVCIPSLYEPFGIVALEGMAAQVPVVTSDVGGLKDFVEHMETGVTTYAGDAGSLAWGLLQVLRNPELADKLRQCAYDKVQHIYNWKVIARRTLEVYQKVLKEAEFAKAGMSLSGESESKTNGGITAGGKSSGKADGKDKKSGNNLTMGGKRA, via the coding sequence GGACTTGCCAGAGTGGTTTGGGCGCTCTCCCGTGAGCTAGTGCAAGCAGGTGTGGAAGTGCATGTTGTAACGGCTGACCATCCGGGTCAACCTGAGCATTGCATTGATGATGGTGTACACGTGCACCGTGTCAAAACACAAACTGATACCACTCCAGATTTTCTTTCTTGGGTCAATCGTTTTAATTTTGGACTTTTGCAGTATGCCATCAAACTGCATCAGCAAGCGCCTTTTGACATTATTCACGCGCATGACTGGATGGTCACTGACGCTGCCTGGGTATTGAAGTCCGGGTTTGATATTCCTTTTGTTGCCACCATGCACGCCACCGAAGCTGGACGCATGCACGGCATCCACAATGACTTACAGCGTTATATCCACCAGATGGAATGGCGTCTTACTTTTGAAGCCTGGGAAGTAATAGTGAACTCCCATTCGATGAATGCAGAATTGCAGAATTCGTTTGGCCTGCCACCAAACAAAATCGCTGTAGTGCCCAATGGCACTGATCCAACAGTGTTTGATTTTGAATATGATGCCAGACCACTGAGAGGCAATTTTGTTAGCGAGCATGAGCAAATTGTCCTGTATGTCGGTCGCATGGTGCGCGAAAAAGGCGTGCATGTGATGCTTGAGGCTGTGCCCAGAGTAATCGCCGAGAGACCTGGTACACAGTTTATCTTTGTCGGTACTGGCTATTACCTCGATGATCTTAAAAAGCAAGCCGAGTACATGGGCGTGTCTCGGTATTGTCACTTCCTTGGTTATGTCGGTGACGAAGAGCTCAAGCATCTCTACAAAGCTGCTGATGCTGTTTGTATCCCCAGTCTCTATGAGCCTTTTGGCATAGTGGCTCTGGAGGGTATGGCAGCGCAAGTACCGGTCGTTACTTCTGATGTTGGCGGTCTCAAGGACTTTGTCGAACATATGGAGACTGGTGTCACAACCTATGCTGGCGATGCCGGATCGCTTGCCTGGGGACTATTGCAAGTACTGCGTAACCCTGAGCTGGCCGATAAGTTGCGTCAGTGTGCTTACGACAAAGTGCAGCATATCTACAACTGGAAAGTGATTGCCAGACGCACTCTAGAGGTCTATCAAAAGGTCCTCAAGGAAGCTGAATTTGCCAAGGCAGGTATGTCGCTAAGTGGTGAATCTGAAAGCAAGACCAACGGTGGCATTACTGCTGGTGGTAAAAGCAGTGGCAAAGCTGATGGTAAAGACAAAAAATCTGGAAACAATTTGACCATGGGAGGTAAAAGAGCATGA